A single region of the Vicia villosa cultivar HV-30 ecotype Madison, WI linkage group LG4, Vvil1.0, whole genome shotgun sequence genome encodes:
- the LOC131595229 gene encoding probable inactive poly [ADP-ribose] polymerase SRO4 gives MLSFSPEYGPKLKEEYVMVKHLPKIKKDEDSRKCCLSDCFNCCNDNWQKVWAVLKPGFLALLAHPFASLHSHSMCLSLDDSPLQSVKSCFVGRDGVRHLILCRVILGRTQIVKPDTKQCYPSCEDYDSGVDSFSAPTKYVIWSSRINTHVWPAYVINFRVPSFKGGSNPIHQRLQLLSVSKSRRKRDNKES, from the exons ATGTTATCTTTTTCACCTGAATATGGCCCTAAGCTGAAGGAGGAATATGTGATGGTGAAGCATCTACCTAAAATTAAAAAGGATGAAGACTCCCGAAAGTGTTGTTTGTCCGACTGTTTTAATTGTTGTAATGACAATTGGCAGAAG GTGTGGGCTGTACTGAAACCTGGATTCTTGGCATTGCTGGCACATCCTTTTGCATCTCTCCACAGTCATAGCATGTGCCTCTCTCTAGATGATTCTCCTCTCCAAAG TGTTAAAAGTTGCTTTGTTGGAAGAGATGGTGTGAGGCATTTGATTTTGTGTAGGGTGATTTTAGGAAGAACGCAGATTGTGAAACCTGACACAAAACAATGTTATCCGAGCTGTGAGGATTATGATTCTGGTGTGGATAGTTTTTCAGCTCCAACCAAGTACGTGATTTGGAGTAGTAGAATAAATACTCATGTTTGGCCTGCATATGTTATAAACTTCAGGGTTCCTTCATTCAAAG GAGGATCAAATCCCATTCACCAGAGGCTGCAGCTTCTTTCAGTTAGCAAAAGTAGAAGAAAACGTGACAATAAA GAGAGCTAA